In Macaca thibetana thibetana isolate TM-01 chromosome 8, ASM2454274v1, whole genome shotgun sequence, one DNA window encodes the following:
- the LOC126961450 gene encoding regulator of chromosome condensation-like: protein MSPKRIAKRRSPPADAIPKSKKVKVSHSSHSTEPGLVLTLGQGDVGQLGLGENVMERKKPALVSIPEDVVQAEAGGMHTVCLSKSGQVYSFGCNDEGALGRDTSVEGSEMIPGKVELQEKVVQVSAGDSHTAALTEDGRVFLWGSFRDNNGVIGLLEPMKKSMVPVQVQLDMPVVKVASGNDHLVMLTAGGDLYTLGCGEQGQLGRVPEFFANRGGRQGLERLLVPKCVMLKSKGSRGHVRFQDAFCGAYFTFAISHEGHVYGFGLSNYHQLGTPGTESCFIPQNLTSFKNSTKSWVGFSGGQHHTVCMDSEGKAYSLGRAEYGQLGLGEGAEEKSIPTLISRLPAVSSVACGASVGYAVTKDGRVFAWGMGTNYQLGTGQDEDAWSPVEMTGKQLENRVVLSVSSGGQHTVLLVKDKEQS, encoded by the coding sequence ATGTCACCCAAGCGCATAGCTAAAAGAAGGTCCCCCCCAGCAGATGCCATCCCCAAAAGCAAGAAGGTGAAGGTCTCACACAGCTCCCACAGCACAGAACCCGGCTTGGTGCTGACACTAGGCCAGGGCGATGTGGGCCAGCTGGGGCTGGGTGAGAATGTGATGGAGAGGAAGAAGCCGGCCCTGGTATCCATTCCAGAGGATGTTgtgcaggctgaggctgggggcatGCACACCGTGTGTCTAAGCAAAAGTGGCCAGGTCTATTCCTTCGGCTGCAATGATGAGGGTGCCCTGGGAAGGGACACATCAGTGGAGGGCTCGGAGATGATCCCTGGGAAAGTGGAGCTGCAAGAGAAGGTGGTACAGGTGTCAGCAGGAGACAGTCACACAGCAGCCCTCACCGAGGATGGCCGTGTCTTCCTCTGGGGCTCCTTCCGGGACAATAACGGTGTGATTGGGCTGTTGGAGCCCATGAAGAAGAGCATGGTGCCAGTGCAGGTGCAGCTGGACATGCCTGTGGTAAAGGTGGCCTCAGGAAACGACCACTTGGTGATGCTGACAGCTGGTGGTGACCTCTACACCTTGGGCTGCGGGGAACAGGGCCAGCTAGGCCGTGTGCCTGAGTTTTTTGCCAACCGTGGTGGCCGGCAAGGTCTTGAACGACTCCTGGTCCCCAAGTGTGTGATGCTGAAATCCAAGGGAAGCCGGGGCCACGTGAGATTCCAGGATGCCTTTTGTGGTGCCTATTTCACCTTTGCCATCTCCCACGAGGGCCACGTGTACGGCTTTGGCCTCTCCAACTACCATCAGCTTGGAACTCCGGGCACAGAATCTTGCTTCATACCCCAGAACCTAACATCCTTTAAGAATTCCACCAAGTCCTGGGTGGGCTTCTCTGGTGGCCAGCACCATACAGTCTGCATGGATTCAGAAGGAAAAGCATACAGCCTGGGCCGGGCTGAGTATGGGCAGCTGGGCCTTGGGGAGGGTGCTGAGGAGAAGAGCATACCCACCCTCATCTCCAGGCTGCCTGCTGTCTCCTCAGTGGCTTGTGGGGCCTCTGTGGGGTATGCTGTGACCAAGGATGGTCGTGTTTTCGCCTGGGGCATGGGCACCAACTACCAGCTGGGCACAGGGCAGGATGAGGACGCCTGGAGCCCTGTGGAGATGACGGGCAAACAGCTGGAGAACCGTGTGGTCTTATCTGTGTCCAGCGGGGGCCAGCATACAGTCTTATTAGTCAAGGACAAGGAACAGAGCTGA